GCTGGTTAGATGGGCTATCCGATCTATTACCTAGCTACGCAACATAACCAAACGCACCCTAAAGTAGTTGGCGGGCGCGCGGCCACGCGCCGGAGCGCGAGGGCTCCTGGCGGCCGTCCCCCGCGCCGCCGATGCATCGACGGCCGCACCACCCGCACGAGGACCACGCGCGGGACGTAGACCCTCCGCCGCGCCACCGCTCTCCGCCACGTACGCATGCCAAAGCCGCCGCACAACGCGTCGGCGAAGTCGCGCGTGTGAGCGAGCCtcccaccctccctccctccctcttccaGGCCCAATCGACTTTGACCCGGCCACCATATCTGTCGCCATTAACCATACGTCAAATCCCGCGACAGCTCATCCTTAATCGCTGCTCGTGAGCTATGGAGGACGCGGACGTGTCGGCGCCCAAGCCATCCGAACCGCAGGTCCGGTCTGGCACGCTTATCACACACGGGGTTGCGTTCGTTTTGCTTGCATGTACGGTAATCTCATTAGATGCTCTTACGGTCCCTAGTACGGAGTTAACTGTAGCGAGTTAAGACAGGGTTTGGTTTGGACCTGTAGCTTTGCCTGCAGAAGGCGCCCACAAGGATCGAGCCTCCCGTTACGTACTGTACTGACATAGGTGCGCCCCGATGACTCAACGTATATACTCAGCCTGCCTGGCCGACCGGATCACGAGCGAACGCTTACCAAAACTTGACAACAGGGTTGGATCGACAAAAAAGAAACGTCAGCTAGGTTGTTATTTGCAGATGGGACGTCATTGTTCTTGAGCAAAGGAACACCTTACACGAGCAGCGGTCACTGCGTCCGGGGCGACTCATTCGCCGCTTTGCCCCTTGTACTACCTATATAAGCGGATTAATAGTCCAACTGATCGAGTGTAGGATCCGGCGTTAAGCAACTCTGTCCACAGATAAAACTGGATAACGTCACAAGCACAAGACCTCATTGACAGGAACGATTTTTTTTTCTAGCACAACGCACATGTATGATGAATCGGTCGgcatctatcaattggtcgacggcGAGCAGCTGGAGGGGCACGTAGCGCAACGCCAATCGAACTGGAGATAAGCTCGTCTAGCTTTAACGATCCAAAGACGAAGAGAAGATGTCCATGGAATGGAACTCTTCTCTCGAGCCGTGAGCGCGTCGCCTGCACAGCGACGCCCTACCCAGACCTAGGGAGCCTAGCCAGCGAGAAGACGGACATCCTCACCTGCCACCTCGGCATCTCTTTCGGGAGAAGCCGTACGACCCCTGGGCCGATTGACGTGGACGCTGTCGACCTAGCTACAGCCTCCAGCGATtggccctccctccctccctccctacaACCGTGGCATCCTCCAACATTTCCTTCTTCTTGAACGAACAAAAGTGTGCAAAACGAGAGAGATGATCTCGCACTCCAGCCATGCGCGCACACCACGTGTCCCGCCCGGGCGAGGCCCAAGTCGATCTCGAGACGGATAACCATTCCGTGCATATGCCCGCGGGCCACCGGCCCGTTGCGCGACACCTGGACGGCCCGATAAAGCGACGGCGGGCCTTGATCCGCGCCACGTGTGTGCATCGACCGGGTATAAAACCGGGCCGGCGCACCACGTTCCAAATGTCACAGGTGCACGCGCTAGCTATAGCTTGCTCCAGTGGAGTTCTGTCTGTGACGATTCGATCTCGATCCCGCGACGGCTCCGAAATGGAgagcgactgccagttcctgctgccgccgccgccgcgcatgTACGCCGCGGCGGGGGACGACGGCCAGTTCCTTCAGCAGCAGCAgctgagcggcggcggcggcgagaggAAGCGGCGGTTCACGGAGGAGCAGGTGCGGTCGCTGGAGAGCACGTTCCACGCGCGGCGCGCCAAGCTGGAGCCCCGGGAGAAGGCGGATCTGGCGCGCGAGCTGGGGCTGCAGCCGCGCCAGGTGGCCATCTGGTTCCAGAACAAGCGCGCCCGGTGGCGCACCAAGCAGCTGGAGCAGGACTTCGCGGAGCTGCGCGCCCATTACGACGCCCTCCACGCCCGCGTCCAGTCGCTCAAGCAGGAGAAGCTCACCCTCGCCGCGCAGGTAGTTAATCAGCAAGCACACGGACATTCTCCATTACAATACAAGTACGTGAGTCGCATGCATGCTAATGGCGCCTGCTCGATGTGCAGCTGGAAGAGCTGAAGAAGAAGTTGAACGAGCGGCATGACCAGAGCGCCAGCTGCGGCGGCTCTTGCGCCGTCGCCGACGTGGACGACAAGAGGAATAGCTTTACCAGCTGCGCCGTGGAGAAGGATGAGAGCGCGGCGCCGGCGGGAGACGTCTCGGACGGCTCAACTCCAGGGTGGTACGAGTATGACGACCACCTGGCGTATGCGGTTGACCTGCACGAGCCGTTCTGCGCCACCCCGGAGCTGTGGGAGACGTCATGGCCGCTGGTGGAGTGGAACTCAGTGGCATGACCCAAGGTTGCAAATACTACATCTGTGTACGTCGATGATGTTGCTGGCTTGTCTAGCTGCTTGGTCCGGACCATGTAGATCGCTCATGTCGATCGGGCCGTCAGGTAGAATCGTAGAACAGATAGGTAGGGATTCCACATGCAAGCACCCACGAAATGTACACGCGAGTAATCCTCCCGCCGCCCGGCCGACGATCTGCTCCGTCGACTCTGGGATTCATGTATGTGAAACCGTGTCTGGCGGCTGTCACTCATGTGGTTCCCGTCGCGCCGTCGCCAACGAAAACAGAAAGAATCACTGTTACCTATGGAGAACGTTTTTCACCAGTTACCCATGTCGCTCTAGAACCCATATACATCCGCTCCTGTGTTCTGGCAGGGGAGCGACCGATCGAACCAGAACGTGCATGCACCGGAGAGGAGAGGAGCGTCGCTGTCGCGGTACCAGACGGGGTGATTCGTATCGTCTGTTGCTGCTTTGGACGCTACCCGGCGTGTCGACCGTTCGTTCGTCTAGGCACTGTGGCGCGGGCCGCAGAGACCAGAAAGAGGCAGCGGGAAAATGACGCGGGAGGCGCGGCTGTCGCCGGGGGAGAGGACGGTTCGGCGAGAAAAGGAAGTTGTGGATGCGTGGCCCGGCGGCCGAATGGGGGTGGTGGAAACGACTCTCTCTCACCCAGAAAGCGACCGCCCTGCCACATCAAATCAGAAATGCGCAGGTATTCTAATTGATTATAGATGGaacttttaataaaaaaatgttttctttACTCTGAGGTGAGGTGTACGAGCAACTCTAACATACCCCTTATATCGTGGACCGTATCGCACGTAAATTTACGGTCTGCGCAAAACATATTTTAGGGAGACCACACATCGCAAAACTATATAACACAAAAGTAGTATGAATTAAACATAAGATCAAATAAATCTATGTCAATTATCCAAATCATAATATAACAATCATTGAGATTGCAATAATTATTGAAATCATAGGATTAAAGTAATAATTCAATACATAAATTGTTCTGAATACACTAATGATACGAATTACACATGAATTAAATGGAATGAAGGGGAAAAAATGACAGTAACTATTGTCCATCCTTTATCAATGATGATTAATGAGATCCTTGTGAAATTGCTCAATGAGATCCTTCTGAAATTGATAGTGGATGTTTGCGTCCTTAATCTATCGATATGTCTGAAGGAATGCTTGTAAGCGATCTGGGTCTTTAACTGGCTTGACACAGCTACCGACATTGTCTTATAAGAATTCCAAGTTCATGTCTCTCTCATCTTCAAGGATTATGTTGTGAAGAATCACAGAATAGTTCAAGATGTTTTTCAGGGTTCGTTTGTTCCATAAACGACCAAGACCAGGAACAATGACAAGCATTGATTGCAAAAC
This genomic stretch from Hordeum vulgare subsp. vulgare chromosome 6H, MorexV3_pseudomolecules_assembly, whole genome shotgun sequence harbors:
- the LOC123406174 gene encoding homeobox-leucine zipper protein HOX24-like gives rise to the protein MESDCQFLLPPPPRMYAAAGDDGQFLQQQQLSGGGGERKRRFTEEQVRSLESTFHARRAKLEPREKADLARELGLQPRQVAIWFQNKRARWRTKQLEQDFAELRAHYDALHARVQSLKQEKLTLAAQLEELKKKLNERHDQSASCGGSCAVADVDDKRNSFTSCAVEKDESAAPAGDVSDGSTPGWYEYDDHLAYAVDLHEPFCATPELWETSWPLVEWNSVA